CGACTTTAGAACAGTATCCCTAAAGGCAAAACTGCTACAGCGCGTAGCAGTAATTGGATATATCTCACAGAATTATTATTTGTGCATTAGGCAGGTAAGACATAATGCCACAATCAGTGGAAAAGAATTACACATGTTTTGCATTTTCAATTTTCTCATACGGAAGTCTTGATTCTGCCGCCATAAGACCATCATCAGATTCAGGCATCCCGTATGCTTTGACTTTTCGATCCTCAAGGAAAATATGGTTTAAAGTATAAGCCAATGACTCCAATGTCTGCATCCGGATTTCAGGTTTCAGCTGACATTCCCATACAGTGATGCAATGCCAACCCATAGCTGCGAGTTGGCATTGTTCCTTTTTATCACGTTCCTGATTCCGTTCAATTTTCTTTTGCCAAAAGTCAATGTTAGTCTTAGGCAGGCGAAAGTATTTGCAATTCTCATGACCATGCCAAAAACAGCCGTTCACAAAGATGACCGTGCGGTATTTACGCAGCACCAAATCTGGGTGACCGGGCAGACGTGGATGGTTGAGCCGATAGCGGAAGCCTCGGCTGAAAAGGAATTTCCGCACCAATATTTCTGGCTTGGTATCCTTTCCGTGTATGGCGGTCATGCAGCGATGGCGTTGTTCGTTGGTCAATGTATCCATTCCTAATAGTATTCGTTAATTTCATCCTAATTTAAAACCCATTGGATGACTGCAGTAAATCAATAAAGTTCTTGATGATTCACTATTCTTTACAGAAAATACGACAATTAATATCCGCATCTTTGCAGGTAGAGATGAATCCACTCAATAACCAAGCAAGCTGCACTACATAATTTTTCTGTTTAAAAGGTTGTCCGTTTTTTATTTTATCAAAAGCATTAGTTAAAGCAGACTTAGATAGATAGTTTACGGCAAGACAGATTTCCTGTACTTTATTAGGATTATATCTTAATTTTTTATACAACCTTTCATAATCTATTGATACTCCTATTCTGCATTTATTTATATTGGTCTTATTCCATTTTCCATCCATCCTTTCCATTTTCTTTTCGATGGCTTTGTCATCAGGATTCATATTACCAATGTTTTTTATAGCTTGACCTATGACCTCCTGAAACTTGGATGCGGAAAGAGTTGCGCTTCCATCATTACATTTTGAGTGAATATAAGATATTGAATTTTCTTTGATGGCTATATGGTCAGCCCACTCATTACCCAAATCGTCGCAAAATAAGAAATCGGCATCTTTAAATATGTTTTTTTCTACAACGCTAAACATTGAGTCAATTTTAAAATCCGTACTTGTCGCGTCATATCCATCACCTTTTTCACTTGTAACATTTGCAATCTCACGCACTGGATATAATATAGAGAGAATAGCTTCAAAATCTTTTTGTATACCTACATTCATATAAAGCCTCTTGCCCATGTATATATATGAATAATCCGAGAAGCCAATAGAAAAACATCCCAAGTTGTTAATTAAATCAATAATTTTCACGTATCTCCCATCGTCTTCACAATAATACAAAGAATCAAATAAATTACCACATGCCACAATCTTCAAGCCTGATTTCATCTTTTTTACACCAATATTACGTTTGCCCTTTTTTCTATAAATATCTATTTCTTTTTCATCCAAAGAAAGACACTTAACTCCTGTCTTTATATATTGTTCAAAGATATCTGTTTTTACTACATATTCTTCTTTTCCTTCTTTTTCTTTTTTCAAAAAAATATCTGTACATTGAAGACTTTGAATATAAGAATGAATTTTGAATATACCAATTAGTAGTGATACCGGTTCTAAATTGTCTTTCTGTTTTTTCCATGATTGTGGTTTAGCAAAACGTGAAAAAAATGATTCTTGTGGAATATATACATCAATTTTTGCAATCAAAATATTCATCCATTCCAATAATTTTTTAAAATTTTTCTTAGATCCAAATTTGGCTAATCTTGAAGTGTTTATGTTTACAGAACACAAACCATCGGCATTGGAAAATCGTGCTGTATTGACAACTGTATGGTTAGAACCAAACATTGGCATTGTATTTTCCAAACTATTGGCTTCATATGATTTATTGCGCATGGCATTTTCGTTCATATTCATATTACTTAATTTCATTTGCTGAAAAACAGTATCATTGTCTATCAGCACTCCTGCCAATGTATCTGCTGGTATTGGAGTTAGGCTATTTATGAAAGAACTAATGTGAGAAATGTTTTTCTTTATAATAACAACATAATCTTTTATTTCCACAATAAGCAAATATGCCAACTTATTTTCTGCCAATATTGGTGGGAATTCTTCTTTTTCAAAATCTAAGAAAGAGGGATAAGTTGTGAATTTGAAAACAAGCAAAGAATAATAAACTTCTTGTGTATCTGGTATATTTACACACTCTTTCTCACGATAAATTTTAGTCAGTAGTTTGTATTCAATTTCATTAAGTACAGAATCAAATATTTCATGTATTTTATTATTCCCTATCTCTATTTCATTTTTCTTAAAAAAATAAGCACCTTCATTTAGTGTTAAATGATCGCGCAGATGTAATTTATCAATATTCTTCATTTTAGCCAAAGGTAAAATAATCTGTTAATACATGCTTCCTGAAAATAAAAGTTATTTAATGCAATTATGGCATCACTATAGTATAAAGAATCTGCATCTTATATTTCATCAATTATTACACATTCCTCAATTTTATCAAACGTGGTGTCTACAAAAGTATGATTAACCATTTTATGAGTGTCTATCTGACGATAACCCTCAAAGAGTTTACGGCTGAACCGCAATTCAAATGCCAAACGCAAATCATCTGCTGTTCCTTCGCTTTCTACTTGTTTTGCCTCTTTAGCTGTGATAGTTCTCACCCGTACAATTTCATATACATCACGAATGCCCTGCCCTTTTATGTATGGCATAAAATAGTGTAAGTCTTGCAAGGCTATTGTAGTCGGGAAATGACTGCCGGTGTAATATAGCGTAGCAGTTCCGTCAAGGAAATTTTGAAAATATCCTTTACGACTACTGTTCGTAACCAAGCCAATCAAGATACGGTTACCCACTTCTACGAACGTACCTTTCTGCGGTATCACTCTGTCAATAATTTCAGTAGACTTCTTGTTTATAAGTTCACCGATGAAGTGTTCCAGAAGATTTCTGTTCTTTTGATCTTTTGGACGTAATGGAAACGCACCGATATTCACTTCTTTTATTGTCTCATAAAACTTTGACTTCTGCACTTCTAGCGGTTCGCCATCGCCCGGAAAAAGGATATACCCACCAATAACCTCTTTCTTTAAAGGAGCTTTGTCGTATTCCTTGTAATAAATAGCATCACGATAGCGGTGCATCTGGTTAAGGGTATCATCAGGTGGTACATCTACATTGCCTTCTTTACCTTCAATGCGATATTTGGCATCAAACAGGTATGTGAATTTCATTTTATTATGAAGATCATTTTTGGTCAACTGCAAAACAATATCCGGTTTCTGCGGTACCGTCGGAACCACAAGATTGCTCATTCCGATAGAACCGTTTTCACGCTCTGTACTTTTCGGATTATACACCAATTCTGCCAGTTCCACATCGTCTTTCTTGAACAGGATGCGTGAGTGCTCACCCTTGCCCAGTTCCCATGTAAACAGGCCGTTCATCTCCATGCGGTTGCGATGGTCTATGTCTTCATCGTCTATATGCAGTTGCTCTTTCACGATGTGGCTTACTTCAATGAAACACCATATTTCATAAAGTGTTGCTATATCTTTGGTTTGTAAACGATATATGCCATCATTTAGAGAATAAGAACGTTGTAGCAAACTCCATGTGCGATATACCTGACTATATCCAGTAGCCTTTTGCAAAACCAAACTTTCTTGACTCAGACCTTTATAATTTCCCACGGTACGGAAAAAGGGATTCTGTTGTAAATGTCTCAACGTTGCCAATGTAACTTGCATATCCTCTTTCATTACATCAGACGCATTCTTTATCACTTCTATACGCTTTTTCAAGGTCTCATATTTCTTTGTAATTTGGCTAAGTGCAAATTTCAAAAATCTATTTTCCTGTGTATCATTTGTCCGTGCACATTCTTCTACACGATATAAATGTGAGCTGTCAGATCTATGTTCTGCAAGTTCGTTTTCTACGCAAGATGGGATAAACGTCAATCTGTCCGCACGTTTATATGATGCCTTTTCATGCAAACGGTGTCTTGGACGGTCAATGATATTTTTGCATGCCTGGATAAATTTCTTTTGTTCGTTGGCAAAGACACTCCACCAAATTATTTCCGGAGTTTCACCACTTATATCTGGGGAAAAGCCATGAAAGGTTCTTCTCATATAATCCAGCGAAAGCATTCTGTACTCCTGCTCAATATCCTCTATAATAGTTTTCCAGTGCTCGTGATAATTAAGCTTTGTACTCAACACTTCAAAGGAGAAGGCAAAATTACGGACTTCTGTTCCTACTTGATATATGATTTGTATTTCACTGCGTCCAACCTCATTGCCATAATTCAAGAAACCGGCTAATATTTGTCTTCGAAAAGTGAATTTATCATTTTCATTTTGAAGAATGGAGCCAAATTGTGCTTTCTTCACATAGTCCTTGAACTCAATCCAAATAGGATAATCTGTATTATCAAAAAAAACAGCAGGAGCCTGTTGGCTATTTTCAATCGTAATCTGTTCTCCAATATGGTTGCTTAAAATAACAGACATTACTCCTTCCGACCAAGAATAAGTGGAGTATAAGTTTTCTTCTCCCACATTATTCTTTGCCTTATTCCAAATGTTATCGAATTTTGTACATTCGACAATCATTTCAAAATCCTGATGTTTTATTGTAAGCAGTTCCATCTTCTCTTACATATCTTTTCCTGTTTTAGCTCCAGAAACTTGTATAACCAGATAATGTTAATCGTTCTTTCATTTCTTTCAGTTTGGCTACAGAAATAGATTCTATTTTCTTTTCTTCTCCGGTCAATATCAATAATTGCGCTTCGATAGTAGCAATCAAGCTCTCAAGAAGTGAATGTTTGATTTTTGTATCATCACCTTCAATACGAGACAAAATTTTCATGCTTGTTATTTCATCCAATGCTATTGCTATGACCTCATCCTCGCTAAACTCATTTCCTTTTTCATCCAAGTTGTAGGGTAAATTGTTTACCACATAAAGCAAGAACTCGTTTCGTGTACGATAGGCTATCTTGAATGGTGTGCCATTAAGTACATCATTTACAGCCTGCAAATAGCTTAATACCTTATTGCAAACTTCCTCATTATCTGCATATACATCCACACCTTCTACAGCTGTACCAATAAGCATGTCACTATTTAATTTGCCAATATGCTCATATTTGCTGTCCAGTCCAGCATACAAATCCACTTCATTCATTTCTATAGTCATGGCACGGTCAAGAACCTTTCTGGAGAAAGAGAAGGTGGTTTCATCCATGTTTACCGTACCCATTACAATTAGATTTTGTGGAATAGTTATGCCTTCTTCCAAAAATCGGTTTCTTAACGTTTCATTGCCTCCTGTTAGTTCGGCAGTCAACACCCGATACCAATCTTCCGTACTTTTCTTTAGGATAGGATCAGTTGTAATCGTTCCGTCTTCATTACTTTTGCGAGATTCTATTACGCTAAGAAATTCCGCAAAATATTGTTCTACTGGAGCAAGATTCATTTCATCCAGACAAAGGAAATAAGGTATATCCAAATTTTCCCATGCCTGCGTAATGAATCTTAAGAAATCGCCAATCACATATACAGGAGTTCCACTAACACGGCTTACATATCCAATTAGTTCGGTAGAATCGTGCCAATTAGGTTTAACTTGAATTATCTCAAAATTCTTAGGTTTTTGGGCTTTGTATTCGATGGAATCTTCGTCCCAACATGCACGGGCAAGTTCACGTACGATGCGGCTCTTTCCTGTACCGGATATACCGGCAAGCAAAAGAAAGGGCTTGGTCTTAATTGCGGTAATGATGTCTATATACTTGTAATATTGAGAATTCGTACCATTATTATCCTCTTTATCAAACATTTTGTAAATTTCTTTTGGAGAAATCATTGCTTCTTCTCGTGACATCTTTAAATTTCCATACGTTATTATATATTCAGTAAAGTCGGAATCTGTTGAGAATAGTTCGTTCAATAATTCAGTAGAATAGTATTTTGCCAAATATCTCTTGATTTCAGGAAGTCCAATTTCCGAAACACTAAAATTGTATTTCCTACATAGCCATATGGCAAGAGCTATTCTACAATCTTTGTCTTTTAGATATTTCTTAATGTTTTTATACAAGATTCTGTTTATAGACAAAACTCCATTTTGAACATTAAATAATGCAGCATCTTTTGTCCTACGAGGAAAATCATGTATAACTACCGGATTTGCGATAGACTCCTTTACAACATTTACAGAGAAAAAATTGCTTCCAACTTTATAATCTTTTTCGTCTTTTATATCTGTAAAAAAATTCGATGTATAACAAGAACCATCTATACTTACAATGTCTCCTACATATTTTATAAATAACTCTCTATCCTCTTTTTCTTTTGTATCGCAATTTTTGTTGTTTTTCAAAACAAAACGATCTAATGCGAATAAGTACCTGATAGCACTTATAAATTGAGTAGCACCTTGACTAAAAGGACTACTTGTATTGTGGGACAACACTTTATATGCAGTCAATAGGGATTTTTTATCAATGTAAGCCATATCTATTATTCATTAATTGGGAGGAATCTTAACAAAGCTGTTGCCATAACCCATCCAAGTATTGGAGGAACAGCATTGCCAATAACTTTATACCTAGCAGGCAAAGGTATTGTGCTGAACAGATAGTTATCTGGGAAGGACTGAATTCTTGCACACTCCCTAACAGAATACCTCCTGTTTTCAATGGGATGGGTAATTCCACATTTGTCAGGCTGCGCAGAAGCTGTAATTGTACCACAAATTTCTCCAAAAGCAAATCGCCTGAAAAATTTTGGAGCATGATAACGCTTTGGGTTATCATAGATATTCCTAAATCGTGGAGTCAGCATTTCATATGGTATGTCTTTCCATGATTTTCCTTCCATACAAATTGCCGGCAAATTTGCGTGGGAATATCCATCATAAAAATATTGGAATCCTTCAATGCCATGAGCACAGCTTCCGATTAAATCTACGGTTTGTTGTGTTCCTGGACTAAACTCCCATACTTCATTATCAGGCAAATTTTCCACACCTTGCAATATCCGTCCCAGTACTAATTCTTCAATGTTCCCATAATGCTCAGATGGTATATTGTTTTCACGAACAATTGTTTCCAATAAATTAAAATCGAAATGTCCAAGATTTAATTCTCTATCTATTCCTACCATTAGAACACGATAGCGTTTTTGTGGGACTCCGTAGTCAGAAGCACAAACTAATTTGTATGATACGTCATAACCTAAATCGCCCATAATTCTAACGATTTCTTCAGGAACACTATTACCATTCGCAACATGAGATGAAAGAATTCCTCTGACATTTTCAAATAAAAAAGCTTGAGGACGATGTCCTGCTTCAATCTTAGCAGCGATTATTCTATGACATTCTTCAAATAAAGTACCTCTTCCGTTTTCATCATCTACTCCTTGCCTTTTGCCTGCATTAGAAAATGGTTGACATGGAAAACCTGCTAAGAGAATATCAAAATCTGGTATTTCATTGGCATCAATATCTCTAATGTCAGCTAAAAGACAATTAGCTCCATTATTTGTTAATAATGGATTGGCATTATAACAAGATTGTGCGTCTTGATCAAAATCATTTGCAAACAAAATCTCGGTATTTAATCTGTCGTAAAATTGTCCTCTGAATGTAAATCCTCCTGTAAATCCTAAATCAAGACCACCACATCCAGAAAATAGAGATGCTATTATTTTAGGCATTTGTATCTGTTCAATTAAATGTTTTTTATTGACCACAATAAATCCTTAATATCTACTTCAAGGATTTTTGCGATTTCAACCAATGTCTCTAAATTCGGTTGCATAGTGTTGGTACACCATTTAGATACAGTTCCTGGATCTTTTCCAAGCTGCTCTGCTAACCATTTATTGGTGCGTTTCTTTTCAGCTAAAACCACCTTCAAACGATTTATGTCTTTATTCATACTTTCTATGATATGTTTAAATGCAAAGGTAAGCATTATAATTGAAATTCAGTTCCGATTATAATGCTTTTCTAACAAATGTATGTTGAAGAACAACTTTATATTGAAATATACTTCAATATGTATATGGAATTTTACTTGGACTTGTTTTCTTTTTCTCTTCTCTCCTTAACCTTATCCAATCCCGGCATCTTCTTTGATACAGAACTCTCACCAGCAGGAAAGTATGCCTTGAAAACCTGACATAAGAAACTTACTATGTCACTACGTTTCTTGCCTATATTGGAGAAAGCGGAGTAAACGTAGTACATGAGTTCCTGCTGACTGCACATTTCGTTTGGTTGGACTGTGATTGAGGGCGGAAGAATCAAATCATGTTCTGCAAATACGTAGGAACTGGCAAGCTTGCTTTGACGTTCCATCAGGATGGATACTTTCTCTTTAAGCAAGGCTATCGCCAAGGCTGCGACCAATAAGATGGAAACCAAGATAAAGATTGTCATGTGTCACGCCCTCCCTATTATGGTTTTACGATGATACGCCAATAGCCTGCCTTGTCAGAACCTTCATGGACGAGAATGCCTCTCTCACGCAACTCTTTGATGTTCTTTTCAACTGCCCGCTTGGACACGCCAATTTTTACAGACATTGCTTCTGCTGTTATAGAAGGGTCGGAAATAACTAAGTCTATTATTTTTTGCCCTGTCCTGCTAACTCTTTTAGATGCATCCTCTCCTTTTACACAGAACCTTTTCTCCGAACTTTTTTCGTTTACACCGAATCTTTCAGCATTTACACCGAACCTTTTCTCCGAACTTTTTTCGTTTACACCGAACTTTCTCTCCGAAGCTTCTCCGTTTACAGGGTACTGTTTGAGGGTACTGTTTACCCTGTCGGCCACCTCTTCTACGGAGATTCTACCATTCTCACCCCAATTCAAGTTATAGAAGGTGGTGAAAAAAGAGGATGCTTCGGTTTTATAGTGAGGCTCCTTGCCGGGTAGGAAGTTGGGCAACTTCTCCGTCAGTTCACGCATCTTGCGCAGACCGGAACCACGTTTCTCCATGTAATCGAGTTGGGTAAACATATCGGCAATGACGGGGTTGCAGCGTATAGACGGGACATTATATATGTCTCGGTCTTGAATCTGTGTGCCGTCAAGCATCACGCCGGGCGAAACTAATTCTACACGGTCATCGTAGATGTCAATATGTACCTCACCGCCCATCACCATATAATCCCGATGGATAAGGTGATTGACCAATCCTTCAAAGATAGCACGGTCGGAATAGTCGGGCAGATTGAGGCGATAGTTCGGCATCTTCACCCATCCACTCATGGTGTAGTTCTTAATGAAATCCATGCCATATTTCAGAAGCAAAACGAGGTTGGCTCTGTGTTCTACAGAACTGATAGCGTCATCCTTATCTTATGAAGCCCCGTCCATCGGGTACAGAAGATGCGGGATTGGCGAAGAGACCCCGCAAACGAACATAAGTGAAAAGGCTGACTCACTTATGTGAAACGCCTGAGTTACTTATGTGAAACAGCCGACTCACTTATGTTCGTCAAAACGCATGCTTGAATGCATAGTAAGATCAATCCAGCTTACGTAGGATTCCTTGATCTCCAACCACATAAATGCAATCTTTTTCAATCAAGATTCCTCTTCCCTTGCCTTTCTCCCGATTCTCCGCATTATCTACATTCACTGCAATCACCCGTTGGCCATAGAACGTAGATATATCTTCAAAAATCGTATGCCCAACAATGATGCGCTCTGCCTGATAGCGGTCCAAAATAAGGTTTAATGTATCCGAAGCTAACGGATGATATTTTTCTGCCTGCTTTACCATGCCCCGGTACCAGATAGGACCATAGCTTCCGAAAAGAAAATAAACCATCGGAGAAGCTTCTTTCCGTTGCGCCTTATTCTTATAAAGCCCGCTGCTCATCTGTTTATTGACAAAAGGAATTTCGAGGTTCTGTTCCAAGAAATCACGGCTAAGCCCTGCATGAACAAAAAGATTCCCGCCCGACACCTGTATGGTATTGCGGGTTATCAACCATTTGCCCAATTCGGTAGAAGATGCCAACAAATCAGCATACTTCATTCCCACCTTCTCAGCCAACTGTTTATACTTAGGCTTCGTATAGCGCAAATCATTCATCAGCACCATCGGTTCATGATTGCCCAATAGAAAATCGACACGCCCTCCTGCCTGACGCGCTTCCCACTCTAATTGGTAAATCAACCAAAATATCTGAATTGCATCATTGCCCCGGTCAAACACATCCCCGATAATGACCAGCTGGTTGGATCCGAAATTCCAATGATAGTTCTCATCAATCACCCGATTCCCTTGCAACAAGCTGATAAAGCAATCCAAATTACCGTGAGGATCGGAGGTGACAAATATCTTATCCGGCTGTTCCGTCTTCCATTCAGGACGCTCTTCTGGATGCAATGTCACGTCGAAACGATGTTGTTGGTCACTTGACACAACCGGAAACGTATAATTATCAGGAAGCGATGAATAAAGCGTATCCAACAACTCTCCATTCGGCTTTACCACAATCATACGTACCGTTCCGTCTGCCTGATGAAGCAGATAAGGACCGTCAGCCGTCCATTCGACCGGCACATCCGGTTTCTTGTCTTCTGCCTGCACTCCGGCTATCAAGCCGAAGTGTAACAAGCAAAAGACCAGCAAATACATTTTATACAAACCTGTTTTCATAAGGCTTGACATTATTCAATAACCGAATCATAACCCGGATTCTGCACCATATTCTCGTTTGCATCCATCTCGGCTTTCGGAATAGCCAGCACGCATTTGAAGTAATCCCAATTGAAGTGCATTTCCTCTTCCTTGCTTACCAAATGATGAGTAGAGTAACCATCCGAAATCCGCCGTGTTTTTTAAATTCAGGAAAGTTTCGACCTTTGTTTTCAAAAAAGCCATGTTCAACTTGAATGAAAACAACCGCTTTGTAATGAGCTACAATCCCATAGACTTGCGCAAAGGTGTTGATAGCCTTTGTGGTGCAGTACGTTCCTGCCAGCTGGATCCGCTGAATGGTGATGTTTATGTATTCTCTAACCGTAGCCGTACCGTTCTTAAACTTCTTCATTGGGAGCGGGGTGGATATACCTTATATTATAAGCGTCTGTCCAAGGGGCGTTTCCATCCCAAAATATTCCTCCGTCAAGGAATCGGCTTCCGTTCCATACGCTGGGACGAACTTGTCCTTCTTATGGAAGGCATCTCTCCTCATGCCGCTCGACGCAAAAGATTTCAAACAGCTTCTTCTTCCTTTTCAAACGATAATGCAAAACTGTCTTCTCATTCTGAAAATACCTGCATGAAAAGTTGGTTATCCCGTTGAATATTAGTATCTTTTCCGTATGAAAGGACAGCCAACATATGAAGAATTACAGGTCAAAGTCCAGCGTTTGACTGAACGTGTCGCTTACCTTGAACGTCTGCTTTGGGGAGGCAAGCGTGACAAGAAAGCCGTGCAGGGGCCGACCCTGTTTGACGGGCTCTTCAATGAGGCTGCCGCTTCCAAAGCAAGCGCCATTGCCGAAACCGTAGAGGAAATCAGGAAAGAGGCTGAAAAACGCCGTACTGCCGGGAAAAAGAAACCAGGGCGGCCTGAGCGCTATCTGTATATGGGTGTACCTGAAGAATGGCATACGGAATACCCCAGTAACGTGAATCTTGATGAATATGACATTATAGGAAAGGACGTGGAGCGTATTCTTCACCGTACTCCCGCCCGTGTGTGGGTGGAGTGTATTGAACGACCGATACTTAGAAGGAAAGGGCAGAAGGATCTTCCTTCGCCTGTCATACTGCAGGCTCCGGCTCCGGTTGCTGTACTTGGTGGAGGTCATGTAGCGGCAGATTTCCTTGCAGGGTTGCTCGTTGACAAGTTCGTTTATCATATTCCTGAATATCGTCAGGTGAAGATGTATGCTGATTCAGGAGTGAAACTCTCCACCTCCACGCTCAATGACTGGGTACACAAAACGGCAGACAAGCTTTACCCTCTTTATGAGACTCATGTTGATGATATTCTTCAAAGTGATTATCTTCAGGCGGATGAAGTGCCCTGGCGCATAGCCGACCGTCCGGGACAGAGTTGCCGTCACGGCTACGCATGGCAGTTCAGGGATGCACGTGCGCAAAGTCACGGAACCTACTTTTACTACCATAAAGGAAGTCGTGCGGGCGAAATCCCCAGAGCGCAGCTGAGGCACTTCAGGGGAGCCGTTCAGACAGACGGATATAAGGTGTATGACTATTTTGAATCGGTGACCGGGATAGTACTTCTGACCTGCATGGCACACATCAGAAGAAAGTTCATCGAAGCACAGAAAAGCCACCCCGTGCAAGCAGCCAATGCACTTGAATACATCGCCACACTTTATATGCTGGAAGAGAACCTCAGAAGCAGAGGAGCTTCTGAGGAGGAAATCCGTGTCCAAAGAATTGAAAAGGCACTTCCGGTCATTGATGCCATGGAGGCATGGATGGAAAGCGTCCAGTACCAGTGTACACCGGATGACGCACTTGGTAAAGCACTGGAATATGCCTACAAGCTATGGCCAAGAGTCAGAAGATATGCGGATGATGGAAGATATCTTATTGACAACAATACGGTCGAACGCGGGCAAAGGCCAACTGTCATGGGAAGGAAAAATTTTCTGTTCAGCCAGACTGACCAGGGGGCTGAAGACAATGCAGTCATTTATTCGCTGTTGGGAAGTTCCGAAATAGTTGGAGTGAATCCACTTAAGTGGCTGGAATATGTACTTGCTAATATGAAGCCTAACGATACAGAAGAGGAACTTGTAAAGTTACTGCCTTATAATTTTAAATGAACTATAATAAGAAAATTGAATACGGTTAACGATAATTAGCATAATCATGCAAGTTGTCGTGCATGGAAAGCTCGTCGGGGCTGACTGCTCAGCCCCTTGCCGCATGGCGTTCCCTCAGCAGATGAGTATTTATTGCCTTTCGGACTTGAACCCATCGACATACGGCTTTCCTTGCGTGACCACTGCAAA
The Phocaeicola salanitronis DSM 18170 genome window above contains:
- a CDS encoding very short patch repair endonuclease; its protein translation is MDTLTNEQRHRCMTAIHGKDTKPEILVRKFLFSRGFRYRLNHPRLPGHPDLVLRKYRTVIFVNGCFWHGHENCKYFRLPKTNIDFWQKKIERNQERDKKEQCQLAAMGWHCITVWECQLKPEIRMQTLESLAYTLNHIFLEDRKVKAYGMPESDDGLMAAESRLPYEKIENAKHV
- a CDS encoding DUF2357 domain-containing protein; its protein translation is MELLTIKHQDFEMIVECTKFDNIWNKAKNNVGEENLYSTYSWSEGVMSVILSNHIGEQITIENSQQAPAVFFDNTDYPIWIEFKDYVKKAQFGSILQNENDKFTFRRQILAGFLNYGNEVGRSEIQIIYQVGTEVRNFAFSFEVLSTKLNYHEHWKTIIEDIEQEYRMLSLDYMRRTFHGFSPDISGETPEIIWWSVFANEQKKFIQACKNIIDRPRHRLHEKASYKRADRLTFIPSCVENELAEHRSDSSHLYRVEECARTNDTQENRFLKFALSQITKKYETLKKRIEVIKNASDVMKEDMQVTLATLRHLQQNPFFRTVGNYKGLSQESLVLQKATGYSQVYRTWSLLQRSYSLNDGIYRLQTKDIATLYEIWCFIEVSHIVKEQLHIDDEDIDHRNRMEMNGLFTWELGKGEHSRILFKKDDVELAELVYNPKSTERENGSIGMSNLVVPTVPQKPDIVLQLTKNDLHNKMKFTYLFDAKYRIEGKEGNVDVPPDDTLNQMHRYRDAIYYKEYDKAPLKKEVIGGYILFPGDGEPLEVQKSKFYETIKEVNIGAFPLRPKDQKNRNLLEHFIGELINKKSTEIIDRVIPQKGTFVEVGNRILIGLVTNSSRKGYFQNFLDGTATLYYTGSHFPTTIALQDLHYFMPYIKGQGIRDVYEIVRVRTITAKEAKQVESEGTADDLRLAFELRFSRKLFEGYRQIDTHKMVNHTFVDTTFDKIEECVIIDEI
- a CDS encoding McrB family protein is translated as MAYIDKKSLLTAYKVLSHNTSSPFSQGATQFISAIRYLFALDRFVLKNNKNCDTKEKEDRELFIKYVGDIVSIDGSCYTSNFFTDIKDEKDYKVGSNFFSVNVVKESIANPVVIHDFPRRTKDAALFNVQNGVLSINRILYKNIKKYLKDKDCRIALAIWLCRKYNFSVSEIGLPEIKRYLAKYYSTELLNELFSTDSDFTEYIITYGNLKMSREEAMISPKEIYKMFDKEDNNGTNSQYYKYIDIITAIKTKPFLLLAGISGTGKSRIVRELARACWDEDSIEYKAQKPKNFEIIQVKPNWHDSTELIGYVSRVSGTPVYVIGDFLRFITQAWENLDIPYFLCLDEMNLAPVEQYFAEFLSVIESRKSNEDGTITTDPILKKSTEDWYRVLTAELTGGNETLRNRFLEEGITIPQNLIVMGTVNMDETTFSFSRKVLDRAMTIEMNEVDLYAGLDSKYEHIGKLNSDMLIGTAVEGVDVYADNEEVCNKVLSYLQAVNDVLNGTPFKIAYRTRNEFLLYVVNNLPYNLDEKGNEFSEDEVIAIALDEITSMKILSRIEGDDTKIKHSLLESLIATIEAQLLILTGEEKKIESISVAKLKEMKERLTLSGYTSFWS
- a CDS encoding DNA cytosine methyltransferase, which codes for MVNKKHLIEQIQMPKIIASLFSGCGGLDLGFTGGFTFRGQFYDRLNTEILFANDFDQDAQSCYNANPLLTNNGANCLLADIRDIDANEIPDFDILLAGFPCQPFSNAGKRQGVDDENGRGTLFEECHRIIAAKIEAGHRPQAFLFENVRGILSSHVANGNSVPEEIVRIMGDLGYDVSYKLVCASDYGVPQKRYRVLMVGIDRELNLGHFDFNLLETIVRENNIPSEHYGNIEELVLGRILQGVENLPDNEVWEFSPGTQQTVDLIGSCAHGIEGFQYFYDGYSHANLPAICMEGKSWKDIPYEMLTPRFRNIYDNPKRYHAPKFFRRFAFGEICGTITASAQPDKCGITHPIENRRYSVRECARIQSFPDNYLFSTIPLPARYKVIGNAVPPILGWVMATALLRFLPINE
- a CDS encoding helix-turn-helix transcriptional regulator; amino-acid sequence: MNKDINRLKVVLAEKKRTNKWLAEQLGKDPGTVSKWCTNTMQPNLETLVEIAKILEVDIKDLLWSIKNI
- a CDS encoding metallophosphoesterase, producing MKTGLYKMYLLVFCLLHFGLIAGVQAEDKKPDVPVEWTADGPYLLHQADGTVRMIVVKPNGELLDTLYSSLPDNYTFPVVSSDQQHRFDVTLHPEERPEWKTEQPDKIFVTSDPHGNLDCFISLLQGNRVIDENYHWNFGSNQLVIIGDVFDRGNDAIQIFWLIYQLEWEARQAGGRVDFLLGNHEPMVLMNDLRYTKPKYKQLAEKVGMKYADLLASSTELGKWLITRNTIQVSGGNLFVHAGLSRDFLEQNLEIPFVNKQMSSGLYKNKAQRKEASPMVYFLFGSYGPIWYRGMVKQAEKYHPLASDTLNLILDRYQAERIIVGHTIFEDISTFYGQRVIAVNVDNAENREKGKGRGILIEKDCIYVVGDQGILRKLD